The window GAAAATATTGATAATCCACAAGATTTATTTAAAGGCAATACTATTTTTCAGGAATTTACCAAAAAATTAACTGAACGAATGTTAAATACGGAAATTAAAGATTATCTTGAAACTGATGAGAATCATAATAAAAGAAATGGCAACACACAAAAAACCATTATTACTAAAAATGGTTCAATCGCAATTGATGTACCAAGAGATCGAAATAGTACTTTTGAACCAGTAATTATTCCGAAAAGACAAAGAAGATTTGATAACTTTGATCAAAAAGTAATTTCTTTATATGCAAGAGGAATGACAATTTCTGATATCAAAGCACAATTGCAAGAATTCTATCACGGAGCAGAAATTTCAGAAAGTTTAATTAGTCAAATAACTGATGATGTTATTGAAGAAGTTAAAATGTGACAAACTAAACCTTTAGAGAAGATTTATCCGATTGTTTATTTTGATTGTATTGTTGTTAAAGTAAAGCAAGATAAACGAATAATAAATAAAGCAGTTTATCTTGCCTTAGGAATTAATTTAGATGGTTTAAAAGATATTTTAGGAATGTGAATTAGCGAGAATGAGGGAGTCAAATTTTGACTTAATAATCTCCTCTTACGGAAATGAAAAATCGTGGCTTACAAGATATTCTTGTTGCTTGTAGCGATAATTTAACTGGAATGTCTGATGCAATAGAAGCTGTGTTCCCAAAAACACAGCACCAATTATGCATTGTTCATCAAATTCGTAATAGTTTAAAATTTGTCCCTTACAAAGATCGCAAACTTGTAGCTAATGATTTAAAATCAATTTATACAGCAATTAATGAAGAAATAGCGCTAGTTGCTTTAGATCATTTTTCTGAAAAATGAAATAAAAAGTATCCACAAATTACTAAATCATGAAAAAATAACTGAAATAATTTAATAATTTTTCTTGAATATCCTCAAGAATTTAGAAGGATTATTTACACAACTAATGCGATTGAATCTGTTAATAGTCAACTAAGAAAAGTCATTAAGAATAAAAAGATTTTTCCTAATGACGCATCAGTTTTTAAAATATTTTATTTAGCATTTCAAAATATGGTTAAGAAATGAACGATGCCAATTCAAAATTGGGGTAGTGCAATTTCACATTTAATGATAAAATTTGAGGACAGAGTGAATTTAAGTTAATTACTTAGAGACACAGTTAATTGTACAGTCCCTTAATTTTTAATTTCAGGAATATATAATTTTGAATTAAGCTAGTTATAGTTATGTACCAAGTCTAATCTATAATTGTTAGTATTACCATTACCATGTTCAAAAGTTAGTAATTCTGTCCCTTGTGCTTTAATTCTTATTGTTTTATTGGGTATATTAATCATTCAGGTATAAAAATTTAAATTGGAAGTATCTATTTTTGTTCCATAAGTATTTGTTATTTTTTGAAAGTCTTTTTGTTTAATTCTGTTATTTACAAGCTCTGCATTAAACTCTAAACTAAGAATTTTTATATTTTTTAAATTTGATAATTGTTTATCTATATTTGCTTTTATATTAGACTTCTTGCAAAATTAATATGATAATTATAATTTTTAAATTTAAAATAAATATAAAAGTGTTATTAAAATAATTTTTAGATTATTTTTACAAATATTTTGTCATTAAAACATAATAAAAATTATTATTTACAATAAAAAAAGACTGAAATTTTAAATTATCAAATATATTTAAACTAATAGTTGTAAATTATAAATTGAAGCTATTAAATTAAATCTTAAAGCAAATCTTTTTCTACGATTTCGATATTTTTCACTAATAATTTTAAATTTTTTAAGTATAGCAAAAACATTTTCAATAACAATTCTCATTTTTGAAATTCGCTCATTATTTTGCTTTTCTTCTTTATTTAAAGGGTTTTTCTTTGATTTTCTTTTAGGAATTAAAACATTATGATTAATTTTTTGTATGCCTTGATAACCTAAATCCACTAAAACAGTTGTTTCTGGTAAAAATTTAATTTTTGAATCTTTTAAAATTTTAAAGTCATGGTTTTTACCATAAGAAAAATCAGAACTAATAATTTTTTTACTATCTTTTTCAATTATAACTTGTGTTTTTATTGTGTGTTTTTTCTTTTTTCCTGAGTAGTGCTGTTTTTGTCTTTTTTTGGGCGTTGGATTTGGCTTTCAGTTACATCAATTATAACAGTCTTATCTTTGAAATAATCTTTTAATAGTGATTTTTGACCAGTAAGTTGTTGAAAATTAGGGTGTTTTATTAAAGTGTCTTCAATTCATTTGATATTTCTATAACAACTACTTTCACTAATATCATAACTTTTTGCAATATGAAAATAAGTTCTATATTCTCTTCAATATTCTAAAGTCATTAAAATACGATTTTCTAATGATAATTTATTGGTTCTTCCGCGACGAAATCTCTTTTTTAATTCTTCTATTTTTAAAATTTCTAGCATTTTATTAAAAGTAGTATGTTTAATACCAGTTAATCTTAAAAAATTTTTATCACTTATTTGATTATTTTTTTTAAATTTCATTTAAATTCCACCTTTTTATTAAAAACAACAATTCAATTATATTTTAAATTAATTTTGCAAGAAGTCTATTATCTTCTGTTGTTATCTCAACTTTTAAAAGGTCGCGGTCTTGCCTTTCCGTTAAAAATCTTATTTTTTCTAGATTTCTGATTTCAAAATCATAAACTTTATTACCTTGTCTTTTATTTCTAATTAGTGAATTTGCTGTTGTTTTGTCATTGTTAATGTTTGGAGGAATAGTAAAAATGTTATTGAAACTAATAGTTAGCACGGTAAATATTTTCATAAACATTTTTATCCCTCCTTTTTAAAATATTTTTTTAATTTTGTCGAAAACTCTTGATATTTATTGAATATACTTAATTTTAGGTATATTTTTAATATGATAGAGGTGGATAATAATTATGGAAAAAATAATTCAAGAACTAGTAAATACTTTAACAGATGATCAATTTTTAGAATTTTATGAAAAAGTCAAACAACAAGCAGAATTAATAAAAAAACAAAAACGGTTAAATGAAATTGATCAAAAATTTAGAGCGCAAGGTATTAAATGCCCTAAATGTGAATCTTACCATTGCGTTAAAAATGGACATAATTCAGAAGGAAAACAAAAATATTTATGTAAAAATTGCCGTGCAAGTTTTGACGCTTTTCGTAATCATTTTATTTATTAGACTTCTTGCAAAATTAATATGATAATTATAATTTTTAAATTTAAAATAAATATAAAAGTGTTATTAAAATAATTTTTAGATTATTTTTACAAATATTTTGTCATTAAAACATAATAAAAATTATTATTTACAATAAAAAAAGACTGAAATTTTAAATTATCAAATATATTTAAACTAATAGTTGTAAATTATAAATTGAAGCTATTAAATTAAATCTTAAAGCAAATCTTTTTCTACGATTTCGATATTTTTCACTAATAATTTTAAATTTTTTAAGTATAGCAAAAACATTTTCAATAACAATTCTCATTTTTGAAATTCGCTCATTATTTTGCTTTTCTTCTTTATTTAAAGGGTTTTTCTTTGATTTTCTTTTAGGAATTAAAACATTATGATTAATTTTTTGTATGCCTTGATAACCTAAATCCACTAAAACAGTTGTTTCTGGTAAAAATTTAATTTTTGAATCTTTTAAAATTTTAAAGTCATGGTTTTTACCATAAGAAAAATCAGAACTAATAATTTTTTTACTATCTTTTTCAATTATAACTTGTGTTTTTATTGTGTGTTTTTTCTTTTTTCCTGAGTAGTGCTGTTTTTGTCTTTTTTTGGGCGTTGGATTTGGCTTTCAGTTACATCAATTATAACAGTCTTATCTTTGAAATAATCTTTTAATAGTGATTTTTGACCAGTAAGTTGTTGAAAATTAGGGTGTTTTATTAAAGTGTCTTCAATTCATTTGATATTTCTATAACAACTACTTTCACTAATATCATAACTTTTTGCAATATGAAAATAAGTTCTATATTCTCTTCAATATTCTAAAGTCATTAAAATACGATTTTCTAATGATAATTTATTGGTTCTTCCGCGACGAAATCTCTTTTTTAATTCTTCTATTTTTAAAATTTCTAGCATTTTATTAAAAGTAGTATGTTTAATACCAGTTAATCTTAAAAAATTTTTATCACTTATTTGATTATTTTTTTTAAATTTCATTTAAATTCCACCTTTTTATTAAAAACAACAATTCAATTATATTTTAAATTAATTTTGCAAGAAGTCTAATATATAAACTAAGTTAGTTAACTTAGTTTTTTAAACACTTATATATCGCAGATTTAAGTGTTTAACAAGCTTTGTTAGTAAATTTTGTTTTTTAATTAGATAAAGATTTTAATAATTTTAAACTTAGCATACCTCTATATAGAAATTTTTACACTTTAATATCCGCATCCTACCCTTGGAACTAATTTAATAGCGTGTATATTTTTAGGAAATCCACCCATTCATTTTTTTATTGCAAAATGAAACAAATTGCTATAGCTAATAGGATGTTATCTATTAACTGGTAAACTTCTTTTGGTTATGGCGACCACCCACAATTTATCGTGCTTTAATACATACCAACATTATTAATTCACTTGTATTTAATTTTCAAAGAACAAACTTTTAACACCTTATAAAATAAAAAGACAATCATTGCTGACTGTCTTAATACTTATTCAAATATTTTCCCACCTAGCAAAACTTTATGCGTCCAACGTTTACAAAAACAATGAGTTATTGAAAATATGAACAAAGAATTAATTAACGAAAATTCAATAATATGATAAAATGGTAACGAATAAAAATGACAATAACAAGAAAGGCAGGGTTAGTTTAGTAATTAAATAATATATAGCTGATTGTTTTACTTCTTCAAAGCAATACCTAAGAAAACTAAACGCGGCCTTAGTACAATATTTGTAATTACTTATTGATATATATATATATATATATATATATATATATAATTGATTTATTCATTGGAAAGGAGTATTACTAAGATGTTTAAAAAATTATTAATATTTTTAGCTAATTCTTTATACTAACAAGTTATAATGTAGTTATTAGTTCAGAAGTAACTAAAAGACAAAAATAAAAGGAAGGTTAATCATAGATGATAAAATCAAATAAAAATATGTTAAAAATGCTAGTTGCATTAGCATTTACAATGTCACCAGTTTTTGCTGTTGCTGCTTGTAATCCTAGTACTAAAGATGACCAAGCAAAATTAAAAACAGGAGACTTAAATAAATTAAGGATTATATCCCCTGAAATTGAAGCTTTTAATAATGTTAAAGACAAAACTGCTGTAACAACAGACGAAATTACTACTGTTGTAAATACAATTGTTAAAACTGCCATTGATCAAATTGTTACTAAAACTAATTTAAATGTTGACTATCATATTAAAATTGAAAAAGATGCTACAACAATTACGGGTACTTATGATTTGACAAGCAAAACTGATTTTGCTAGAACTTTTGATATTACAGTTATTAAAACTCAAACTGCAAAATTAAAAGGAATACATAAATCACAAAGCATTGTGTTTCCGAAATTAAAAGAAGTAGAAGAAGTTGGTAGTGAATTTGGTGTTACCAAAACAGATTTAAGGACCTTAACAAATATTGATTCTGCAATAGCTGTTGAAGCCACTGAAACTACTAATACAAGTGCTGATATGATTAAAACTGCTGTTGAAGCAAAAATTTTAGAAGTAATTAAAAAATTAACAAATGCAAAAGATGTTTTAGAGACTGATTTAGATATTAATGTTAAAAAACGAAATGGTACAGATGACTTAGATGCTACAACTAGTTTAGAAAATGAACTTACTGTAAGTGTAACAGTTAAAGCAAGTAAAATTGGTGAAGCAAAACTTGAAGGTACAAAAACTATTACTGTAAAAATTGCTAAAATTACACCAGTAGTGGTAAAAGCAGATTTAAGTAAGTTAGAAGCGATTGATTCTGCAATAGCTGTTGAAGCCACTGAAACTACTAATACAAGTGCTGATATGATTAAAACTGCTGTTGAAGCAAAAATTTTAGAAGTAATTAAAAAATTAACAAATGCAAAAGATGTTTTAGAGACTGATTTAGATATTAATGTTAAAAAACAAAATAGTACAGATGACTTAGATGCTACAACTAGTTTAGAAAATGAACTTACTGTAAGTGTAACAGTTAAAGCAAGTAAAATTGGTGAAGCAAAACTTGAAGGTACAAAAACTATTACTGTAAAAATTGCTAAAATTACACCAGTAGTGGTAAAAGCAGATTTAAGTAAGTTAGAAGCGATTGATTCTGCAATAGCTGTTGAAGCCACTGAAACTACTAATACAAGTGCTGATATGATTAAAACTGCTGTTGAAGCAAAAATTTTAGAAGTAATTAAAAAATTAACAAATGCAAAAGATGTTTTAGAGACTGATTTAGATATTAATGTTAAAAAACAAAATGGTACAGATGACTTAGATGCTACAACTAGTTTAGAAAATGAACTTACTGTAAGTGTAACAGTTAAAGCAAGTAAAATTGGTGAAGCAAAACTTGAAGGTACAAAAACTATTACTGTAAAAATTGCTAAAATTACACCAGTAGTGGTAAAAGCAGATTTAAGTAAGTTAGAAGCGATTGATTCTGCAATAGCTGTTGAAGCCACTGAAACTACTAATACAAGTGCTGATATGATTAAAACTGCTGTTGAAGCAAAAATTTTAGAAGTAATTAAAAAATTAACAAATGCAAAAGATGTTTTAGAGACTGATTTAGATATTAATGTTAAAAAACGAAATGGTACAGATGACTTAGATGCTACAACTAGTTTAGAAAATGAACTTACTGTAAGTGTAACAGTTAAAGCAAGTAAAATTGGTGAAGCAAAACTTGAAGGTACAAAAACTATTACTGTAAAAATTGCTAAAATTACACCAGTAGTGGTAAAAGCAGATTTAAGTAAGTTAGAAGCGATTGATTCTGCAATAGCTGTTGAAGCCACTGAAACTACTAATACAAGTGCTGATATGATTAAAACTGCTGTTGAAGCAAAAATTTTAGAAGTAATTAAAAAATTAACAAATGCAAAAGATGTTTTAGAGACTGATTTAGATATTAATGTTAAAAAACAAAATGGTACAGATGACTTAGATGCTACAACTAGTTTAGAAAATGAACTTACTGTAAGTGTAACAGTTAAAGCAAGTAAAATTGGTGAAGCAAAACTTGAAGGTACAAAAACTATTACTGTAAAAATTGCTAAAATTACACCAGTAGTGGTAAAAGCAGATTTAAGTAAGTTAGAAGCGATTGATTCTGCAATAGCTGTTGAAGCCACTGAAACTACTAATACAAGTGCTGATATGATTAAAACTGCTGTTGAAGCAAAAATTTTAGAAGTAATTAAAAAATTAACAAATGCAAAAGATGTTTTAGAGACTGATTTAGATATTAATGTTAAAAAACAAAATGGTACAGATGACTTAGATGCTACAACTAGTTTAGAAAATGAACTTACTGTAAGTGTAACAGTTAAAGCAAGTAAAATTGGTGAAGCAAAACTTGAAGGTACAAAAACTATTACTGTAAAAATTGCTAAAATTACACCAGTAGTGGTAAAAGCAGATTTAAGTAAGTTAGAAGCGATTGATTCTGCAATAGCTGTTGAAGCCACTGAAACTACTAATACAAGTGCTGATATGATTAAAACTGCTGTTGAAGCAAAAATTTTAGAAGTAATTAAAAAATTAACAAATGCAAAAGATGTTTTAGAGACTGATTTAGATATTAATGTTAAAAAACAAAATGGTACAGATGACTTAGATGCTACAACTAGTTTAGAAAATGAACTTACTGTAAGTGTAACAGTTAAAGCAAGTAAAATTGGTGAAGCAAAACTTGAAGGTACAAAAACTATTACTGTAAAAATTGCTCAATTAATTTAATTTATTAAATAAAATTAATGTGGATATAAAATTTAAGTAGGGAAAGGAAAGGACGAGCGCATAAAATATTCGGTTGGTGGGTAATTTTCCAAAAACTAAGAAAAAGATAGAAATAAAATTCTATCTTTTTTTAATTAGGTTAAAATTGTCGTTAACCTTGCTTAGTTTAAGAAAATAACAGCAAAAACAACTAAATAAAACTCTCCTACTTGGAATGTCGTTAAACCAAGCAAGCGCGAGGATAAACAATATAGGGGTGGCCGTGT is drawn from Spiroplasma endosymbiont of Clivina fossor and contains these coding sequences:
- a CDS encoding transposase family protein → MKFKKNNQISDKNFLRLTGIKHTTFNKMLEILKIEELKKRFRRGRTNKLSLENRILMTLEYWREYRTYFHIAKSYDISESSCYRNIKWIEDTLIKHPNFQQLTGQKSLLKDYFKDKTVIIDVTESQIQRPKKDKNSTTQEKRKNTQ
- a CDS encoding IS1/IS1595 family N-terminal zinc-binding domain-containing protein is translated as MEKIIQELVNTLTDDQFLEFYEKVKQQAELIKKQKRLNEIDQKFRAQGIKCPKCESYHCVKNGHNSEGKQKYLCKNCRASFDAFRNHFIY
- a CDS encoding IS5 family transposase (programmed frameshift) — protein: MKFKKNNQISDKNFLRLTGIKHTTFNKMLEILKIEELKKRFRRGRTNKLSLENRILMTLEYWREYRTYFHIAKSYDISESSCYRNIKWIEDTLIKHPNFQQLTGQKSLLKDYFKDKTVIIDVTESQIQRPKKGQKQHYSGKKKKHTIKTQVIIEKDSKKIISSDFSYGKNHDFKILKDSKIKFLPETTVLVDLGYQGIQKINHNVLIPKRKSKKNPLNKEEKQNNERISKMRIVIENVFAILKKFKIISEKYRNRRKRFALRFNLIASIYNLQLLV
- a CDS encoding transposase family protein; this encodes MKTQVIIEKDSKKIISSDFSYGKNHDFKILKDSKIKFLPETTVLVDLGYQGIQKINHNVLIPKRKSKKNPLNKEEKQNNERISKMRIVIENVFAILKKFKIISEKYRNRRKRFALRFNLIASIYNLQLLV